The genomic window taagcaaaatagtcatagaaagacaaataccatatgatttcactcatatgtggaatttaagaaataaaacagatgaacataggggaagggaaggaaaaataagataaaaacagagatggagacaaaccGTAAAATACTcttaactgcagagaacaaactgagggttcctggtgGGGTattgggctgggggtgggctaaatggatgCTGGGCATTAAAGAGAGCACTTGtaatgagcgctgggtgttatatgtaagtgattaatcactaaattctattcctgaaatcattattacactatatgttaactaacttggatttaaatgaaaaaaaactttgGTAGCATCTTTCaatgaaaaaacataaagcaaaacaaaacgtttttaattatgaaagtaattcatttctaaagggaaaaaattcaaacagttttaaatacataaagtGAAAAACAAGTATTTCCCTTCCTAAAAGTATGTATCTCCCTTCCTCAAGGGTGGTTCCACCACCATTTAAGGTATGAAGTATCAGagaattttttgtttggttttgttcattCTGTAACTACTGGTGACAAAAGTACAGCCatttatacatacttttttttgcAACATTGTCtctacacgtgtgtgtgtgtaacgtgtttatgtatgtatataagcACACATAGATAatagtattaaatatataatactttaaaattttagaagttcATTTGCTTACTTAAGTAATCTGTCCActaaatgtggggctcgaactcatgaccccaagatcaagagtcatgtgctcctgtgactgagccagccaggtgccccaaatatataatacttttaaactAAATGCAATAATGTTATATATACTGTTTGACATCTTGTCTTTATTATTGCTCATTTATTAGTATATCTTAGGCATCATCTTCATTCCTTTGACCTGCTATATAATTGATTATTGGGAAGATATGACACCATTTATGTAATCAGTTTTCTACTGACTTTAGATAGATTCCAATTTTTGCTCTTACAAGCAATGCCTTGTAGACCATTGTGGGAGCTTTTCCTCTGACTGAAGTTGGGAAGCACTGGAAAGTTTGGAGTAGAACAGAGACATGTCTGACTTCTAGTTTAACAAGGTCTCCTGTGCTACTGTACCAGACTGACACACACTTCAGCACTGGATAATACATTTTGTAGTCCTTGTCAactgataagaaaagaaaatctcactATTGCTTCAGTTGGTATTcgtttatgggttttttttaagtttatttatttttgagagagagagagagagagagagagagagagagcgagcacacaagtaggggagggacagagagagaaggagacacagaatcctaagcaggtaccaggctctgagttgtcagtatagagccccatatgggacttgaacctgtgaactgtgagatcatgacctgacttgaagctggaagctcaactgactgaaccactgaaGCCCCCCTAGTTGGTATTCCTTTGTAAAATCAAATTGACAgcgagttaaaaaaaatttttttaatgtttatttatttttgagacagagagagtcagagtgtgagtggggaaggggcagaaagagggagacacagaattggaagcaggctctaggctctgagctctcagcacagagtctgactcggggcttgaattcatgaagagtgagatcatgacctgagctgaagttggatgcccaactgactgagccacccagacctccCAGACTGACAGTGAGTTGTACTTAATAGGCTGTTTCTCATTTGCTTAGTGGGGTGTTGTTAATCAGACTGGTACTGTGTGGATTCCTGTATGGCCACACTGGGATGTACTTTTTCATtccatgaataaatatatttattgggtGTGAGACACTGTTCTGGGCTCTGGGGATTGATTCAGGCATGAATAAGACAGACAAGGTCCCTGTCCGCCTCGTAGAGCCACTAACTAGTAAGAGATACAGAATGTAATCAGGGGATCACACTTAGTACACAGTACAGAGCTGTCACAGTGGAACGCATGGGGACCGGCTGCCCACCTAGCAGCCTAAGATCTCCAGAAGGAGAATAGCAACAGTACCAGACACTGTTGatatgttttacatattaattGACTTGATCTTCCCAAAAGCAGGGAGGGTCATTATCACCCTCCTTTTACAGGAGAAGAGATTGCCCAAATCCGCCTGCTGGGAGAGACAGTGCTTCCACTCTTGGTTGAGTGGCAAACTTTTCTACAGCCTGGTGAATTTCAAAATGTGCCATAATCCCACAAGAACAAGACAGAAGGAACCAGGCTCACTGCCTGCAAGTGAGCTTCAGGTTAACCACTAGAAAGGACTCCTTGGCAACCCTTAGTTATAAGTAACTAACTCATCTACAAGTAGATGagaaaaatgggggcgcctgggtgcctcagttggtggagcatctgactcctgatttctgctcaggtcacgatcccaaggTCGTGCAATCAAGCGCCATGTGGGGCTCCAGggtgagcgtggagcctgcttaagagtctgtccctctgcccctctcccctgcttttgctcgctctctttctttaaaaaaaaaaaaaagtatatgagaAAAGGAATTCCTTTTCTGGGAATTCgctattttgaattttctgtatGGCACAAATAACATTGTAAAAACATACAGGAactattctagaaaaaaaatcttttttttcctccaccttGTGGATTCCACCTTGTAAATTGGGTTTCTTGGTTCATTGTTCCGGGCCACATGGAGACTGTGAGCCGGAGCCAGAAGAGAAGTAACTAGATCTGGTGCTGCCTGCAGCAGCCTAAAGGCAAGGATGCGGTAACCAGTAGAGGTCAGCCCCCATCTCTGTGCTTCCACAGGGGGTGAGTGCCCCTGTGTGTTTCAGCAGGGGGAGCTGGCTACCTTCTCACTCTTACAGACCACTTTGGATAAAGTAGGGCAGGGATGAAGCGGTGAGGAATTGCCTGCTTTTTcagatgaaaatgaacaaaactgcATGCTCTCTACAGCTCTGGGGGAGAAAGGAGCAATCAGTAAGTATCCGGCAAAGCCAGGTCAATGGTTAAAATGGCTTCCAGGCCAGTGGGTTGGGTTATAAGTTCCCATTGCTTCACCCACCCTCACTTCAGCAGCTCTGGCCGTGAACTGGAGGCACAATTCCTTGGGTATCTTGGGATGGCCCAGCTTGCTTGGGGAGATCTGTCAGCACTCTCTCCCCCAAAGGTTTCCCTCAGGcctagtaaaatatttttcatgcgCAAAATACTTTTTAAGGTAAAGTGTTTTCCCCACattctctcatattttattttatttttaaagtttatttatttggagagagagagagagagagagagagagagagagagagaatcccaagcaggctccttgttgatgaggtgctcgaacccatgaactgtgagatcatgagagcctaagtcagacacctaaccgactaagccacccaggcgcccctctcatatttttataaaactttgtttCTTAGAGCCGTTTTAGGTTCACAGTGAAGTTGAGCAGATACtccctcatttttaattttgattctcATATCCACCCTACAAACAGAAAGGTTACTACCTCCACATTTACATTGTTTAGAATCACACAGTAACAAACAGAGCCTGGTGTTAACAGAGGTCTTCTGATCTCTTAAACCCCAGGTACTTTCTCTTGGTTACCTCAGAGCGCCTTCTGAATCTTTCCAGATCTTTCCTAATGCTAAGTATGGGAACCCTGCACCATCTCTCATTCCTAGAGCTGAGAGCCAAGTTTGAGAAGTTTCCCCCTTCCCTGTTGACTACAGGGGGCCACCAGAGAGCCCATCTGATTCCCAGGTGGAAGGTCCACCCTCTCAGGGTGGCAGAGGCACTGGGACCCAGAACCTGTACAATGCCCTGATAAGCTTCTTAGAGGTGGGTATTAGCAGGGATCAGGTATTCTTCCCCTCAGATGCCCTTCACGCCTGACCCTGCCTTGAATTAGGATTCTCTAGGGGAGCTGGGGACGGGAGAATGGGGTGTGCCCTGCTGTCCAGCTTCAGACTCACTCTTTGAGACCCTGGATTCTGACAAGTTTCTAGAACTGAGAAGACATTCAGATGTCCAGGTCTGAAGGTAAATGATGTGATTAGTTAGGTAGGAGGGAGCAGCAGGGACGCCAGCTCAGCTCCGTTATACAGATGCGCGCaccaggaagggagaggagaccCTCCAAAGTTTCTTGTGGAGAGTCAAGCGGGCTTGCTATGGAGTTGAGCTCCCAGCAAGGGACAGGGCGGTTGCAGGGAGAGGGTGGAAAGACAGTTACAGGAAtcaagggcagagaaggaaattcGCTTATTCTGTACTTCTCATTTTGcttgttccttttttgttttgttttttaatgtttattttcatgaaagagagaggaggtggggaggggttgtGGGCAGAGGAGCCaacgcaggctctgcactcacagcagcgAGCTCGacgtgggattcgaactcacgaacccgcgagatcatgacctgaactgaagtcggacagcttaacccactgagccacccaggggacccttgttttggtttttaagatAAATTCGTTTGTGTCGCTAATTAGGGTGGTATGCTGGAAAGAACGGGGCATGAGAAGGCTCACCTGCACCACTACTCACTAGCAGTATCTTGTTGAGAGCGTCATATCTCCTCTCTGGCGCTGTTTCTTAGTGTCTCAAACAGGAAGCTGCACCAAGCAGTGTCTGCAATTCCTTCTACCTTTAAAGTCCTAAGAGTTTATGGGTTACTCCTCTCACTTCTACTATATTACTGTATATGCAAAACCAACCATTTCTAGCTATTGTTTTGTAATAATCTGTGGACACTagagatttaatatttatttctttataagctGAGAATTTTATGAGAACCCTGCATGTTCTTCTTCCCTcctgaagaatacaaaattaaacttttgtataaaaagagaaaaattaaaattttacataaaattaaccctTATGTAGCATTTGACTCTGTGTAATGCTTTTTGTAGACCTTATGTGTTTTTACTCTCAATATTCCTGTGACATAGATATtgattgctatttttatttctgttacatttaaatttaaaatatcatgggGACGCCTaagtgtcttagtcagttaagcgtccaactcttggttttggctcaggtcatgatatcatggctttgtgagttctagccctatgtcaggctttgaactgacagtgtggagccttcttgggattttctgtctttctctcctctctgctcctccccagtctttctcaaaataaataaataagcttttaaaaaataaaataaaatataatttaatggcACAGGATAAAAAGGTTAAACAGTTAATCTGAACATTAGGATTTACtcaaaagtggggtgcctgggttaagggtctgactttggttgAGGTGGTGATCttatggtgtgtgggtttgagccccatgtcaggctctgtgctgacagctcagagcctggcgcctgctttggattctgtgtctccctccctgcctctcccttactttctctctctcaaataaaaataaaaataaaaataaacttaaaaaaaggaattactgAAAAGTAAGACTTCCTCAGACctcagacctcagtttcctttctccACATGTCCTTCCAGGGATCATCTTTGTATAATCAACATACACATTATCATGcttatttcatagatgaggcAGTGAGGTTTTGGCCTGTCAGGGGGGCCCAGCTGGTAAGCAGCCCAGCTGGAAATCCAGGGCTTTGACTCCATTCTCCATGTTCTTCCCACCACACCACACTGTCTGGGAACCTCTATAGTATTAGCTTTGTCCTCTCTGGTTGATATGGTGGAATTGTTTTAAGTCAGTCCAAAACCGGAAATCAAAAAATCACCAACACAGAGACTTGAGCTCCCAGCAGTGCCTTCCACTGCTGCCTATTTTTCTTAGAatcattcccttccttctgcctttgaTGAGTGGGATATGTGGCCAGGGGCACCAACTACGGATGACTGAGCTCCCAGTGAGTCAGGTTTGGACTTGGTGGATACTGGCAGACCTCTTGTGGGGACCCCAAAGAGGACTAGGTAGCCCTAACACAGGAACCTGGGTTGCTGGCATGTCTACACAGAGGACCTCTAATGCTTTTCCCCAAGAGCAGGCATTTTTCTCTGGAACAGGCAGCAGGGTACTTTTGTTCCGGCAGGAACAACTGCCTCTTAGCACAAAGGCCCACTCTTCTAAATGATGGTTTGATGGGTCTCAGCTCTCCTCTTAAGGGATGAAtaacctctccccccaccaccccgtaGGTTTGTGGATACCCCCTGGCTGGGCTTCATGGAGAATTCTTCACTGATCACCAATCTGAATCCAGAACAGAGCCCCTCTTTCCCTGGACAGAATGAGAGGTCTTCTGTAGCCAGGCATAGCTGGCCATCATGGGGAAATTGATCAGAATGGGGGCACGGGAGAGGCAGTTACTCCGGTTAAAGCGGCTTCGTTGGAGTCGCCTTCTCTTCCTGTTGGGAATGTTGATCGTCAGTTCCACCTACCAGCACCTGAGGAGCCCCCGGGCCCTCTCCTCATTGTGGGCAGCAGTCTCCTCCCAACATCCTATAAAACTGGCCAGCCGTGACCTCCCTGACAATGAGATGATGATGGTGAGCAGTGACCCTCCAAAAGCTAGCTCtgaaatggaagatgacacaCTGGTGCCCCAAGCCACGGTGGGCAGGGGTGAAGCAACAATTGGGATAACAATGAAGAATACACACAATCCACCCAGAAGAATAGCCAATGTCACTCCAACAAAACCCAAGAATAAGTACAGCCTAACAGCAGGAGACACAGGAAGAGTGAAGGAAGACAGCACAACTACACCCAGTGGAGTATTGAGTCACTACACCCCAACATCAAACAGACCAACAGGGAAGAATTACACCCCAACACCACCACCCAGGGGAGAAATGAAGAGTTACCGCTCAACTCAAGTTGAGGGAAAGGTGAAGAAATACACCCCATCTTCACTTGGTAGAATAGTAGGCAATTATGCCCCATCCACACTCATGACAATGACAAGGACCCATGGGACCACCCCCAGAACAACAGTGAAAGATAGTGAAACTATGACAACCACCAAAATATTGGAGACCAACCCCTCTAAGAGAATGGTGGCAGAAACCACCCCAACTACAATCAAGGAAATAATTAACACCCCCATTTTCccaataaatgacatagaaacaaaCATCTTGACTTCTCCAAGGAGTAGGAGGGAAAAGAACACTGCAACTACTCCCAGAACAGTGGACAGTAAGAGCTCAACCAAGCCTCGGGGGTTAGTGGGAAAGAACAAGCTGACATCTTCTCCAGGAACAGTCCTAGAGCCCACCGCAGCCATCTCTGAGGAGCAAGTGATGATAAGCACCATGACAGGCAGTACCCCAACAGAAACCAAAGACTCTACTGCTACCTGGAGTGTTAGTAATCTTCTTTCCAGTACCAGTGCATTGGCCATTGGAATATCCTCAGCCACCTACTGGGGGCTGGAAAAGAAATCTTCCATAGCACCCAGGACCTCAACAACCTCTAAAGTCAGGGTACATCCAACGACCCAGGTCCATCACTGTGTGATTGTGGAGCCAGCCCCAGCTGTGcccactgtcccctcccctaAACTAACAACAGCCATGAACCCAGAGGCACGCAGTTCCAGTCCCTCGGCGCTGCCCCCGGGCTGGCCAGACCTTCACTCCAAGGGAGAGTACCCCGCAGACTTGTTCAGCATAGAGGAGCGGCGGCAGGGCTGGGTGCTGCTGCACATCTTTGGCATGACATATGTGTTTGTGGCCTTGGCCATCGTGTGTGATGAGTTCTTCGTCCCAGCCCTGGGTGTCATCACTGATAAGCTACAGATCTCGGATGATGTGGCAGGTGCCACCTTCATGGCTGCTGGAGGCTCTGCCCCCGAGCTCTTCACCTCCCTCATTGGCGTCTTCATCTCCCACAGCAATGTGGGCATTGGTACCATCGTGGGCTCTGCTGTGTTCAACATCCTCTTTGTCATTGGCACCTGTGCCCTCTTCTCCCGGGAGATCCTCAATCTCACCTGGTGGCCCTTATTCCGTGACGTCTCCTTTTACATCCTTGACCTGATAATGCTCATTGTCTTCTTCCTGGACAACCTCATTGCCTGGTGGGAAAGCCTGCTGCTGCTACTGGCCTATGCCTTCTATGTGTTCACCATGAAATGGAATAAGCAGCTAGAGATGTGGGTGAAAGAGCAGCTCAGCAGGAGGCCAATGGCCAAGGTCATAGCCCTAGGGGACCTCAGCAAG from Suricata suricatta isolate VVHF042 chromosome 9, meerkat_22Aug2017_6uvM2_HiC, whole genome shotgun sequence includes these protein-coding regions:
- the SLC24A1 gene encoding sodium/potassium/calcium exchanger 1 isoform X4, which encodes MGKLIRMGARERQLLRLKRLRWSRLLFLLGMLIVSSTYQHLRSPRALSSLWAAVSSQHPIKLASRDLPDNEMMMVSSDPPKASSEMEDDTLVPQATVGRGEATIGITMKNTHNPPRRIANVTPTKPKNKYSLTAGDTGRVKEDSTTTPSGVLSHYTPTSNRPTGKNYTPTPPPRGEMKSYRSTQVEGKVKKYTPSSLGRIVGNYAPSTLMTMTRTHGTTPRTTVKDSETMTTTKILETNPSKRMVAETTPTTIKEIINTPIFPINDIETNILTSPRSRREKNTATTPRTVDSKSSTKPRGLVGKNKLTSSPGTVLEPTAAISEEQVMISTMTGSTPTETKDSTATWSVSNLLSSTSALAIGISSATYWGLEKKSSIAPRTSTTSKVRVHPTTQVHHCVIVEPAPAVPTVPSPKLTTAMNPEARSSSPSALPPGWPDLHSKGEYPADLFSIEERRQGWVLLHIFGMTYVFVALAIVCDEFFVPALGVITDKLQISDDVAGATFMAAGGSAPELFTSLIGVFISHSNVGIGTIVGSAVFNILFVIGTCALFSREILNLTWWPLFRDVSFYILDLIMLIVFFLDNLIAWWESLLLLLAYAFYVFTMKWNKQLEMWVKEQLSRRPMAKVIALGDLSKTGNGTVAEDELQENKKLKLPAVLTRGSSSNSLHNSTIRSTIYWLMIHSLDPLGEASSTKDKEEESLNQETKAKPHANAENKPEEEESATLPVVTVTPAPAPDVKGDQEEDPGSQVDMAGAESTGNIVDEEAEASGEGGNGEQGGGKTQLEGEGEIEAEGEGEHGDELQAEDGEMKADEGENEEQEFNAESKGEAKSDKKGTDGEGRGDGSEDGSEDEEEEEEEEDDEEEEEANEEPLSLEWPDTRQKQAIYLFLLPIVFPLWLTVPDVRRLVGETIGITEEIMGLTILAAGTSIPDLITSVIVARKGLGDMAVSSSVGSNIFDITVGLPIPWLLFSLINGLQPVPVSSNGLFCAIVLLFLMLLFVISSIASCKWRMNKILGFTMFLLYFVFLIISVMLEDRIISCPVSV
- the SLC24A1 gene encoding sodium/potassium/calcium exchanger 1 isoform X5, yielding MGKLIRMGARERQLLRLKRLRWSRLLFLLGMLIVSSTYQHLRSPRALSSLWAAVSSQHPIKLASRDLPDNEMMMVSSDPPKASSEMEDDTLVPQATVGRGEATIGITMKNTHNPPRRIANVTPTKPKNKYSLTAGDTGRVKEDSTTTPSGVLSHYTPTSNRPTGKNYTPTPPPRGEMKSYRSTQVEGKVKKYTPSSLGRIVGNYAPSTLMTMTRTHGTTPRTTVKDSETMTTTKILETNPSKRMVAETTPTTIKEIINTPIFPINDIETNILTSPRSRREKNTATTPRTVDSKSSTKPRGLVGKNKLTSSPGTVLEPTAAISEEQVMISTMTGSTPTETKDSTATWSVSNLLSSTSALAIGISSATYWGLEKKSSIAPRTSTTSKVRVHPTTQVHHCVIVEPAPAVPTVPSPKLTTAMNPEARSSSPSALPPGWPDLHSKGEYPADLFSIEERRQGWVLLHIFGMTYVFVALAIVCDEFFVPALGVITDKLQISDDVAGATFMAAGGSAPELFTSLIGVFISHSNVGIGTIVGSAVFNILFVIGTCALFSREILNLTWWPLFRDVSFYILDLIMLIVFFLDNLIAWWESLLLLLAYAFYVFTMKWNKQLEMWVKEQLSRRPMAKVIALGDLSKLPAVLTRGSSSNSLHNSTIRSTIYWLMIHSLDPLGEASSTKDKEEESLNQETKAKPHANAENKPEEEESATLPVVTVTPAPAPDVKGDQEEDPGSQVDMAGAESTGNIVDEEAEASGEGGNGEQGGGKTQLEGEGEIEAEGEGEHGDELQAEDGEMKADEGENEEQEFNAESKGEAKSDKKGTDGEGRGDGSEDGSEDEEEEEEEEDDEEEEEANEEPLSLEWPDTRQKQAIYLFLLPIVFPLWLTVPDVRRLESRKFFVITFLGSIVWIAMLSYLMVWWAHQVGETIGITEEIMGLTILAAGTSIPDLITSVIVARKGLGDMAVSSSVGSNIFDITVGVESCEMFQLDAIH
- the SLC24A1 gene encoding sodium/potassium/calcium exchanger 1 isoform X3, which codes for MGKLIRMGARERQLLRLKRLRWSRLLFLLGMLIVSSTYQHLRSPRALSSLWAAVSSQHPIKLASRDLPDNEMMMVSSDPPKASSEMEDDTLVPQATVGRGEATIGITMKNTHNPPRRIANVTPTKPKNKYSLTAGDTGRVKEDSTTTPSGVLSHYTPTSNRPTGKNYTPTPPPRGEMKSYRSTQVEGKVKKYTPSSLGRIVGNYAPSTLMTMTRTHGTTPRTTVKDSETMTTTKILETNPSKRMVAETTPTTIKEIINTPIFPINDIETNILTSPRSRREKNTATTPRTVDSKSSTKPRGLVGKNKLTSSPGTVLEPTAAISEEQVMISTMTGSTPTETKDSTATWSVSNLLSSTSALAIGISSATYWGLEKKSSIAPRTSTTSKVRVHPTTQVHHCVIVEPAPAVPTVPSPKLTTAMNPEARSSSPSALPPGWPDLHSKGEYPADLFSIEERRQGWVLLHIFGMTYVFVALAIVCDEFFVPALGVITDKLQISDDVAGATFMAAGGSAPELFTSLIGVFISHSNVGIGTIVGSAVFNILFVIGTCALFSREILNLTWWPLFRDVSFYILDLIMLIVFFLDNLIAWWESLLLLLAYAFYVFTMKWNKQLEMWVKEQLSRRPMAKVIALGDLSKLPAVLTRGSSSNSLHNSTIRSTIYWLMIHSLDPLGEASSTKDKEEESLNQETKAKPHANAENKPEEEESATLPVVTVTPAPAPDVKGDQEEDPGSQVDMAGAESTGNIVDEEAEASGEGGNGEQGGGKTQLEGEGEIEAEGEGEHGDELQAEDGEMKADEGENEEQEFNAESKGEAKSDKKGTDGEGRGDGSEDGSEDEEEEEEEEDDEEEEEANEEPLSLEWPDTRQKQAIYLFLLPIVFPLWLTVPDVRRLESRKFFVITFLGSIVWIAMLSYLMVWWAHQVGETIGITEEIMGLTILAAGTSIPDLITSVIVARKGLGDMAVSSSVGSNIFDITVGLPIPWLLFSLINGLQPVPVSSNGLFCAIVLLFLMLLFVISSIASCKWRMNKILGFTMFLLYFVFLIISVMLEDRIISCPVSV
- the SLC24A1 gene encoding sodium/potassium/calcium exchanger 1 isoform X1, with amino-acid sequence MGKLIRMGARERQLLRLKRLRWSRLLFLLGMLIVSSTYQHLRSPRALSSLWAAVSSQHPIKLASRDLPDNEMMMVSSDPPKASSEMEDDTLVPQATVGRGEATIGITMKNTHNPPRRIANVTPTKPKNKYSLTAGDTGRVKEDSTTTPSGVLSHYTPTSNRPTGKNYTPTPPPRGEMKSYRSTQVEGKVKKYTPSSLGRIVGNYAPSTLMTMTRTHGTTPRTTVKDSETMTTTKILETNPSKRMVAETTPTTIKEIINTPIFPINDIETNILTSPRSRREKNTATTPRTVDSKSSTKPRGLVGKNKLTSSPGTVLEPTAAISEEQVMISTMTGSTPTETKDSTATWSVSNLLSSTSALAIGISSATYWGLEKKSSIAPRTSTTSKVRVHPTTQVHHCVIVEPAPAVPTVPSPKLTTAMNPEARSSSPSALPPGWPDLHSKGEYPADLFSIEERRQGWVLLHIFGMTYVFVALAIVCDEFFVPALGVITDKLQISDDVAGATFMAAGGSAPELFTSLIGVFISHSNVGIGTIVGSAVFNILFVIGTCALFSREILNLTWWPLFRDVSFYILDLIMLIVFFLDNLIAWWESLLLLLAYAFYVFTMKWNKQLEMWVKEQLSRRPMAKVIALGDLSKTGNGTVAEDELQENKKLKLPAVLTRGSSSNSLHNSTIRSTIYWLMIHSLDPLGEASSTKDKEEESLNQETKAKPHANAENKPEEEESATLPVVTVTPAPAPDVKGDQEEDPGSQGGDMAGAESTGNIVDEEAEASGEGGNGEQGGGKTQLEGEGEIEAEGEGEHGDELQAEDGEMKADEGENEEQEFNAESKGEAKSDKKGTDGEGRGDGSEDGSEDEEEEEEEEDDEEEEEANEEPLSLEWPDTRQKQAIYLFLLPIVFPLWLTVPDVRRLESRKFFVITFLGSIVWIAMLSYLMVWWAHQVGETIGITEEIMGLTILAAGTSIPDLITSVIVARKGLGDMAVSSSVGSNIFDITVGLPIPWLLFSLINGLQPVPVSSNGLFCAIVLLFLMLLFVISSIASCKWRMNKILGFTMFLLYFVFLIISVMLEDRIISCPVSV
- the SLC24A1 gene encoding sodium/potassium/calcium exchanger 1 isoform X2 — its product is MGKLIRMGARERQLLRLKRLRWSRLLFLLGMLIVSSTYQHLRSPRALSSLWAAVSSQHPIKLASRDLPDNEMMMVSSDPPKASSEMEDDTLVPQATVGRGEATIGITMKNTHNPPRRIANVTPTKPKNKYSLTAGDTGRVKEDSTTTPSGVLSHYTPTSNRPTGKNYTPTPPPRGEMKSYRSTQVEGKVKKYTPSSLGRIVGNYAPSTLMTMTRTHGTTPRTTVKDSETMTTTKILETNPSKRMVAETTPTTIKEIINTPIFPINDIETNILTSPRSRREKNTATTPRTVDSKSSTKPRGLVGKNKLTSSPGTVLEPTAAISEEQVMISTMTGSTPTETKDSTATWSVSNLLSSTSALAIGISSATYWGLEKKSSIAPRTSTTSKVRVHPTTQVHHCVIVEPAPAVPTVPSPKLTTAMNPEARSSSPSALPPGWPDLHSKGEYPADLFSIEERRQGWVLLHIFGMTYVFVALAIVCDEFFVPALGVITDKLQISDDVAGATFMAAGGSAPELFTSLIGVFISHSNVGIGTIVGSAVFNILFVIGTCALFSREILNLTWWPLFRDVSFYILDLIMLIVFFLDNLIAWWESLLLLLAYAFYVFTMKWNKQLEMWVKEQLSRRPMAKVIALGDLSKTGNGTVAEDELQENKKLKLPAVLTRGSSSNSLHNSTIRSTIYWLMIHSLDPLGEASSTKDKEEESLNQETKAKPHANAENKPEEEESATLPVVTVTPAPAPDVKGDQEEDPGSQVDMAGAESTGNIVDEEAEASGEGGNGEQGGGKTQLEGEGEIEAEGEGEHGDELQAEDGEMKADEGENEEQEFNAESKGEAKSDKKGTDGEGRGDGSEDGSEDEEEEEEEEDDEEEEEANEEPLSLEWPDTRQKQAIYLFLLPIVFPLWLTVPDVRRLESRKFFVITFLGSIVWIAMLSYLMVWWAHQVGETIGITEEIMGLTILAAGTSIPDLITSVIVARKGLGDMAVSSSVGSNIFDITVGLPIPWLLFSLINGLQPVPVSSNGLFCAIVLLFLMLLFVISSIASCKWRMNKILGFTMFLLYFVFLIISVMLEDRIISCPVSV